A window of Fictibacillus halophilus contains these coding sequences:
- the rimM gene encoding ribosome maturation factor RimM (Essential for efficient processing of 16S rRNA), with translation MENEWLNVGKIVNTHGIRGEVRVISRTDFPEERYKIGNTLYVDMGTEHIPVKIETHRKHKQFDLLTFENLHNINDVERFKGNLLRVPKDQSVPLDEGEFFYHDIIGCSVFTVEGEELGKVKEILSPGANDVWVVKRKGFGSDILIPYIPSVVKSVDVKEAKIVIEPLEGLF, from the coding sequence ATGGAAAATGAATGGTTGAACGTCGGTAAGATTGTAAATACACACGGAATTAGAGGAGAAGTCAGAGTGATCTCCAGAACTGATTTTCCTGAAGAACGCTACAAGATAGGAAACACGTTGTATGTAGATATGGGAACAGAACATATACCTGTAAAGATTGAAACGCATAGAAAGCATAAGCAATTTGATCTTTTGACATTTGAAAACCTCCATAACATTAATGATGTAGAACGTTTTAAAGGAAATCTACTTAGAGTGCCAAAGGATCAGTCTGTTCCGTTAGATGAAGGAGAATTTTTCTATCATGATATCATCGGTTGCTCCGTTTTCACTGTTGAAGGTGAAGAACTTGGAAAAGTAAAAGAGATATTGTCTCCTGGAGCAAACGATGTTTGGGTAGTTAAGAGAAAAGGATTCGGTTCAGATATTCTTATCCCGTACATTCCTTCTGTTGTTAAATCAGTGGATGTGAAAGAAGCAAAGATTGTTATTGAGCCATTAGAAGGACTATTCTAA
- the smc gene encoding chromosome segregation protein SMC, whose amino-acid sequence MFLKRIDVAGFKSFAERIQVEFVQGVTAVVGPNGSGKSNISDAVRWVLGEQSAKSLRGSKMEDIIFAGSDNRKPLNVAEVTLTLDNEDQHLPLDYNEISITRRVYRSGDSEYLINKQQCRLKDIVELFMDSGLGREAFSIIGQGRVEEILSSKSDERRKIFEEAAGVLKYKTRKQKAEIKLTETQENLNRVEDILHELEGQVEPLKIQASIARDYLEKKEELEIVETAVLVQEIEDLHVRWEKQKELVAELQKQESVLSVKVKQGETKIERARLDMQAMDESIDELQSALLLASETLEKLEGKKEVLKERKKNYDQNKTSLLEQIQVYKAKKEELGNQLSVEKDALQDKEKQLKSIKNRVKDEEGRLSVLEMDVEAELEKLKSDYFERLNEQTTIKNEIRYIEDQARQQSSKSTRLDEENTKYLKQREALKETRKNAEAAYQAAETQLKTKQEEYQLLKSEISIEDQETRSLQDKLYQAYQFIQQFKSKKEMLESMQDEYAGFMQGVKEVLKAKETKLSGIEGAVAELLSVPSEVETAIETALGASMQHIVVDHEQNAMKAIQFLKQSRAGRATFLPLNVIKPRQISSADAHQASSIESFVGVAANLVTFDSKYQNIVGNLLGNIIIAKDLAGANKIAKQVSYRYRIVTLEGDVVSPGGSMSGGSLKQKSNSLLSRQREIDSLTDKVATMEKQTLQLEEKVSELRSKVINKKERLESLQTEGELLREQEQELKSSLREVEMEEKSLNDRLKLYDREKNSYESERSAADTRLTALQKKLDVALKSGKELEKTIADLTEKKKNNQSSKEELREALTLLKIKAAELEQQVANQREKCLRIQEDFYEVEAKSKETEEDYWLLEEEMNSSSSGEDSLDEQIQQRRHEKNNALKLIAERRKERTDSFRSIESMEIGLKEAKRQYKQLHDGLRTEEVSINRLDVELESRLTHLREEYELSYEGAKMKHRLEMPLQDAKRKVKLIKMAIEELGAVNIGAIEEYDRVSQRFNFLTEQRNDLTEAKDTLYGVISEMDEEMKSRFEETFTSIRSHFGVIFKGLFGGGRADLVLTQPDDMLLTGVDIMAQPPGKKLQQLGLLSGGERALTAIALLFAILKVRPVPFCILDEVEAALDDANVNRFAKFLRAFSKETQFIVVTHRKGTMEEADVLYGVTMQESGVSKLVSVRLEETKELVTS is encoded by the coding sequence ATGTTCCTCAAACGAATTGATGTAGCAGGATTTAAATCATTTGCAGAGCGGATACAAGTTGAATTTGTACAAGGGGTTACAGCGGTTGTTGGCCCGAACGGAAGCGGAAAAAGTAACATCTCAGATGCTGTGCGCTGGGTGCTAGGTGAACAGTCAGCGAAGTCTTTAAGAGGCTCTAAGATGGAAGATATCATCTTCGCAGGTAGTGATAACCGAAAACCATTAAATGTGGCTGAAGTTACACTTACACTAGATAACGAAGATCAGCATTTGCCGCTTGATTACAATGAAATATCGATCACAAGAAGAGTGTATCGTTCAGGAGACAGTGAATACTTAATCAATAAACAACAGTGTCGATTAAAAGATATTGTAGAGCTTTTTATGGATTCAGGACTTGGTCGAGAAGCTTTCTCTATAATCGGGCAAGGTCGGGTAGAAGAGATTTTAAGCAGCAAATCTGATGAGCGTAGAAAGATTTTTGAAGAAGCTGCCGGTGTATTAAAGTATAAGACCCGAAAGCAAAAAGCAGAAATTAAGCTTACCGAAACGCAAGAAAACCTAAATCGTGTGGAAGACATTCTTCACGAATTAGAAGGACAAGTCGAGCCTCTAAAAATACAAGCTTCTATTGCAAGAGATTACCTGGAGAAGAAGGAAGAGCTTGAGATCGTTGAAACAGCTGTTCTTGTTCAAGAGATCGAAGACTTGCATGTTCGATGGGAAAAGCAAAAAGAACTTGTTGCAGAACTACAGAAGCAAGAATCAGTTCTTTCTGTAAAAGTGAAACAAGGTGAGACCAAGATCGAAAGAGCACGACTTGATATGCAAGCGATGGATGAATCGATCGACGAACTACAAAGTGCTCTTCTACTAGCTAGTGAAACATTGGAAAAACTAGAAGGTAAGAAAGAGGTCTTAAAAGAACGTAAAAAGAATTACGATCAAAATAAAACATCTTTATTAGAACAAATTCAAGTTTACAAGGCAAAAAAAGAAGAGTTGGGAAATCAGCTTTCTGTTGAAAAAGATGCGTTACAGGACAAAGAAAAGCAATTAAAAAGCATCAAAAATCGAGTAAAAGACGAAGAAGGCCGATTGTCAGTACTTGAGATGGATGTTGAAGCAGAACTTGAAAAGTTAAAAAGTGACTATTTTGAGCGCTTGAACGAACAAACAACGATTAAGAACGAGATACGTTATATTGAGGATCAGGCTCGGCAGCAGAGCTCTAAAAGCACTCGATTAGATGAAGAGAATACAAAATACTTGAAACAACGAGAAGCTTTAAAGGAAACAAGAAAGAATGCTGAAGCTGCTTATCAAGCAGCAGAAACACAGCTGAAAACAAAGCAAGAAGAATATCAATTGTTAAAATCAGAAATCTCGATCGAGGATCAGGAAACGAGAAGTCTTCAAGATAAATTGTACCAAGCGTATCAGTTTATTCAGCAGTTCAAATCTAAAAAAGAGATGCTAGAATCAATGCAAGACGAATACGCAGGTTTCATGCAAGGCGTTAAAGAGGTTCTAAAAGCGAAAGAAACAAAGCTCTCTGGTATTGAAGGAGCGGTAGCGGAGCTTTTATCGGTACCTTCTGAGGTAGAAACGGCAATTGAAACGGCTCTAGGCGCTTCCATGCAGCATATTGTTGTAGATCATGAACAGAATGCTATGAAAGCTATTCAATTTTTGAAGCAATCGAGAGCAGGAAGAGCAACATTTTTACCGTTGAATGTAATAAAGCCGCGTCAGATTTCTAGTGCAGATGCACATCAGGCAAGCTCTATTGAATCTTTTGTCGGCGTTGCTGCAAACCTCGTTACGTTTGATTCTAAGTATCAAAACATTGTAGGCAATCTATTAGGAAATATTATCATCGCCAAAGATTTAGCAGGTGCAAACAAAATTGCAAAGCAAGTGAGCTACCGTTACCGAATCGTTACTCTTGAAGGAGATGTCGTGTCTCCTGGAGGTTCTATGTCTGGAGGAAGCTTAAAACAAAAAAGCAACTCTCTATTAAGTAGACAAAGAGAGATTGATTCTCTTACAGACAAAGTGGCAACAATGGAGAAGCAAACACTTCAACTAGAGGAAAAAGTTAGTGAATTACGATCTAAAGTAATAAATAAGAAAGAAAGACTTGAATCTCTACAAACGGAAGGAGAGCTCTTAAGAGAACAGGAACAAGAGCTGAAATCTTCTTTACGAGAAGTTGAGATGGAAGAGAAAAGTTTAAATGACAGGCTAAAGCTTTATGATCGCGAAAAGAATTCCTATGAATCAGAAAGATCTGCAGCAGATACACGTCTCACAGCACTTCAGAAAAAACTCGATGTTGCTTTGAAGTCTGGAAAAGAACTTGAAAAAACGATTGCTGACCTTACAGAGAAAAAGAAGAATAATCAGAGCTCAAAAGAAGAACTTAGAGAAGCACTAACACTATTAAAGATTAAAGCAGCTGAACTCGAGCAGCAGGTTGCCAATCAGCGAGAAAAGTGCTTAAGAATTCAAGAAGATTTTTACGAAGTGGAAGCAAAGAGCAAAGAAACAGAAGAAGATTATTGGCTTCTTGAAGAAGAGATGAACTCAAGCTCTTCTGGTGAAGATTCTCTTGATGAACAGATCCAACAGAGAAGACATGAAAAGAACAATGCATTAAAACTAATTGCAGAACGAAGAAAAGAAAGAACAGATTCTTTCCGATCGATCGAAAGTATGGAGATCGGATTAAAAGAGGCTAAAAGGCAATATAAACAACTTCATGACGGGCTTAGAACAGAAGAGGTTAGTATTAATCGCCTCGATGTAGAACTAGAATCAAGGCTTACACATCTTAGAGAAGAATACGAGCTTTCTTATGAAGGTGCGAAGATGAAGCATCGATTAGAGATGCCGCTTCAAGACGCAAAACGAAAAGTAAAGTTGATCAAGATGGCGATCGAAGAGCTCGGGGCAGTAAATATTGGAGCGATTGAAGAGTACGACAGGGTGAGTCAGCGTTTTAATTTTCTTACTGAACAAAGAAACGACCTAACAGAAGCAAAGGATACCCTTTATGGCGTGATCTCCGAAATGGACGAAGAGATGAAGAGTCGTTTTGAAGAGACATTTACTTCTATTCGTTCACACTTCGGTGTTATTTTTAAAGGGTTATTTGGTGGTGGTCGAGCTGATCTCGTTTTAACTCAGCCTGATGATATGCTTTTAACCGGTGTAGATATTATGGCGCAGCCACCAGGCAAGAAGTTGCAGCAACTAGGTCTGTTATCTGGTGGAGAACGTGCATTAACTGCTATTGCGTTATTATTTGCAATTCTAAAAGTAAGACCTGTTCCGTTCTGTATTTTAGACGAAGTTGAAGCAGCATTAGATGATGCGAACGTAAATCGTTTTGCTAAATTTTTACGAGCATTCAGTAAAGAGACGCAATTTATCGTTGTTACGCATCGAAAAGGTACGATGGAAGAAGCAGATGTACTTTATGGAGTCACCATGCAGGAGTCTGGTGTCTCGAAGCTTGTTTCCGTGAGGCTTGAAGAAACAAAAGAACTTGTAACATCATAG
- a CDS encoding DUF1128 domain-containing protein: MDLTTQNHENLSIMIEGLKKKLQLVNSGLIQPEDYELSKYDDIKELYDMVMKMPSFSIRDMEGIVEELASLKTK; the protein is encoded by the coding sequence ATGGACTTGACAACTCAAAATCATGAGAACTTATCAATTATGATTGAAGGATTAAAAAAGAAACTTCAGCTTGTTAACAGCGGACTCATTCAACCGGAAGACTATGAACTGTCAAAGTACGATGACATTAAAGAACTTTATGATATGGTCATGAAGATGCCATCATTCAGCATTCGAGACATGGAAGGCATCGTTGAAGAACTTGCCTCTCTTAAAACAAAGTAA
- the rpsP gene encoding 30S ribosomal protein S16: MAVKIRLKRMGAKKAPFYRVVVADSRSPRDGRFIEEIGTYNPVANPAEVKINEEKALEWMTNGAKPSDTVRNLFSKAGLMEKFHNAKNQK; the protein is encoded by the coding sequence ATGGCAGTAAAAATTCGTTTAAAGCGTATGGGTGCTAAGAAAGCTCCTTTTTATCGTGTAGTAGTAGCAGATTCTCGTTCTCCTCGTGACGGACGTTTCATTGAAGAGATCGGAACTTACAACCCAGTTGCTAACCCAGCTGAAGTTAAAATTAACGAAGAGAAAGCTCTTGAGTGGATGACAAACGGTGCGAAACCATCTGACACTGTTCGTAACCTATTCTCAAAAGCAGGTCTTATGGAGAAATTCCATAACGCAAAAAACCAAAAATAA
- the acpP gene encoding acyl carrier protein: MADVLDRVSKIVVDRLGVDASEVKPEASFKEDLGADSLDVVELVMELEDEFELEISDEDAEKIATVGDVVNYINSKQ; this comes from the coding sequence ATGGCAGATGTTTTAGATAGAGTTTCAAAGATTGTTGTGGACCGTTTAGGTGTTGATGCATCTGAGGTTAAGCCTGAAGCTTCCTTTAAAGAAGATCTTGGTGCTGACTCTCTTGATGTAGTTGAACTAGTAATGGAACTTGAAGATGAGTTCGAACTAGAAATTTCTGATGAAGATGCTGAGAAAATTGCAACTGTTGGTGACGTTGTAAATTACATAAACAGCAAACAATAA
- the rnc gene encoding ribonuclease III, with protein MDDKVRIQKVAPIQERLNIKFQNEKLLAQAFTHSSYVNEHRGRTFEDNERLEFLGDAVLELTISQYLYSKFANMSEGELTKLRAAIVCEPSLVLFANDLHFGEFVLLGKGEENTGGRSRPALLADVFEAFIGALYLDQGLEKVKEFLNQYVVPRINEGAFSHVMDFKSQLQEYVQREGLGHIDYRIIQEKGPAHNREFVSEVRLNEASFGIGYGRSKKEAEQHAAQEAIERVSKKS; from the coding sequence ATGGATGACAAGGTGCGCATTCAAAAAGTAGCCCCGATACAAGAGCGTTTAAACATTAAGTTTCAAAATGAAAAATTGTTAGCTCAGGCATTTACGCATTCATCATATGTGAATGAGCATCGAGGAAGAACGTTTGAGGATAATGAAAGACTTGAATTTCTAGGTGATGCCGTTCTTGAATTGACCATATCTCAATATTTATACAGCAAGTTTGCAAATATGAGTGAAGGTGAGCTTACGAAACTTAGAGCAGCAATCGTATGTGAGCCTTCGTTAGTTCTCTTTGCAAACGATCTACATTTTGGTGAGTTTGTTTTATTGGGAAAAGGTGAAGAGAATACTGGAGGAAGATCAAGACCAGCCCTTTTAGCAGATGTTTTTGAAGCATTTATCGGAGCGCTATATCTCGATCAAGGACTCGAAAAAGTAAAAGAGTTTTTAAATCAGTATGTGGTGCCACGAATAAACGAAGGTGCTTTTTCTCATGTGATGGATTTTAAAAGTCAGTTACAAGAATATGTACAGCGTGAAGGATTAGGTCATATCGACTATCGAATCATTCAAGAAAAAGGACCGGCACACAATCGAGAGTTTGTGTCAGAGGTAAGATTGAATGAAGCTAGTTTCGGAATCGGTTATGGAAGATCAAAAAAAGAAGCTGAACAACATGCGGCACAAGAAGCGATAGAGAGAGTTTCTAAAAAGAGCTAA
- the ftsY gene encoding signal recognition particle-docking protein FtsY: MSFLKRLKEKFSTQQSEESSEKFKSGLEKTRNSFSFKVNDLLKRFRKVDEEFFEELEEILIGADVGVHTVLDIIDQLKDVARTKNIQNPMELRSAITEKLAEMLQKEESDNKLNIQTDGMTVILFVGVNGVGKTTTIGKLAHQLKNVGKKVILAAGDTFRAGAIDQLEVWGERAGVDVIKHHEGADPAAVIYDSIQAAKSRKADVLLCDTAGRLQNKVNLMNELSKVKRVIEREIPGAPHEVLLVVDATTGQNAMNQAKTFGQSTDVTGLVLTKLDGTAKGGIVLAIRHELDIPVKFVGLGEKIDDLQEFDADQFVYGLFAGTEEE; the protein is encoded by the coding sequence GTGAGTTTTTTGAAACGATTAAAAGAAAAATTCTCAACACAACAATCTGAGGAATCATCTGAAAAGTTTAAAAGTGGACTAGAGAAGACTAGGAACTCTTTTTCATTTAAAGTTAACGATCTGCTAAAACGATTTAGAAAAGTGGATGAAGAATTCTTCGAAGAGTTAGAGGAGATCTTGATCGGAGCAGATGTTGGGGTTCATACCGTTCTTGATATTATTGATCAACTGAAAGATGTTGCACGAACTAAAAACATTCAAAATCCAATGGAACTTCGATCAGCGATCACTGAGAAATTAGCTGAGATGCTTCAAAAAGAAGAAAGCGATAATAAGCTGAACATACAGACTGATGGTATGACCGTTATTCTATTCGTAGGAGTGAACGGTGTTGGTAAAACAACAACGATCGGGAAACTGGCTCATCAGTTAAAGAATGTTGGGAAGAAAGTAATCTTGGCTGCCGGAGATACTTTCCGTGCAGGTGCGATCGATCAGCTTGAAGTATGGGGAGAACGTGCTGGAGTTGATGTGATCAAACACCATGAAGGAGCTGACCCTGCAGCTGTCATTTACGATAGCATACAGGCTGCTAAGTCTCGGAAAGCTGATGTATTACTCTGTGATACCGCTGGAAGACTTCAAAATAAAGTGAATTTGATGAACGAGCTTTCGAAAGTGAAACGTGTCATCGAACGTGAGATTCCTGGTGCTCCTCATGAAGTTTTGCTTGTTGTTGATGCTACAACAGGACAGAACGCTATGAACCAGGCAAAAACATTCGGACAATCAACAGATGTAACTGGCTTAGTTTTAACAAAGCTTGATGGAACGGCAAAAGGTGGGATCGTTTTAGCGATTCGTCATGAACTAGATATTCCAGTCAAGTTTGTAGGACTTGGTGAGAAAATTGATGATCTGCAGGAGTTTGATGCTGATCAGTTTGTATATGGTTTGTTTGCAGGGACAGAAGAAGAATAA
- the rplS gene encoding 50S ribosomal protein L19: protein MQQLIADLAKDQLKDLPKFRSGDTVRVHVKVIEGTRERIQLFEGVVIKKRGSGISETFTVRKISYGVGVERAFPLHSPKIANLEVVRRGKVRRAKLYYLRALRGKAARIKEIR from the coding sequence ATGCAACAGCTTATTGCAGATCTAGCGAAAGATCAATTAAAAGATTTACCAAAATTCCGTTCAGGTGACACTGTTCGTGTACACGTGAAAGTAATCGAGGGTACTCGTGAGCGTATCCAGCTTTTTGAAGGTGTAGTTATCAAGAAGCGTGGATCAGGAATTTCTGAAACGTTTACTGTTCGTAAAATTTCTTATGGTGTTGGAGTGGAGCGTGCGTTCCCATTACATTCACCGAAGATCGCGAACCTTGAAGTAGTTCGTCGTGGTAAAGTTCGTCGTGCGAAGCTATACTACCTACGTGCACTTCGCGGTAAAGCAGCTCGTATTAAAGAAATTCGCTAA
- a CDS encoding putative DNA-binding protein: MLDKTMRINYLFDFYQALLTPKQKNYMGLYYLDDYSLGEIAEQYNVSRQAVYDNIKRTEAMLEEYEEKLGLFAKFQEREQLLSSLRELLNSEPDNVIAIIDRLENME, encoded by the coding sequence ATGCTAGATAAAACAATGAGAATTAATTATCTATTTGATTTTTACCAAGCATTATTAACCCCTAAACAGAAGAATTATATGGGTTTGTACTATTTGGACGATTATTCTCTCGGTGAAATTGCTGAACAATATAATGTCAGCCGCCAGGCCGTTTATGATAATATTAAACGGACAGAGGCGATGCTGGAAGAATATGAAGAAAAGTTAGGGCTTTTTGCAAAGTTTCAGGAACGTGAACAGTTGCTGTCATCTTTAAGAGAGCTTCTGAATTCTGAACCTGATAACGTAATTGCAATTATCGATCGCCTTGAAAATATGGAATAG
- a CDS encoding KH domain-containing protein yields the protein MTELIESIVKALVDHPDEVSVKEVQEGHRLVYQLTVNQTDMGKVIGKQGRVAKAIRTVVNAAGTNQNKRISIEIV from the coding sequence ATGACAGAGTTGATCGAATCAATTGTGAAAGCTCTAGTTGATCACCCAGATGAAGTTAGCGTCAAAGAGGTTCAAGAAGGACACCGACTTGTTTATCAACTAACTGTTAACCAGACGGATATGGGGAAAGTCATCGGTAAACAAGGAAGAGTGGCTAAAGCGATTCGAACGGTTGTGAATGCAGCAGGAACGAATCAAAATAAAAGGATTTCAATTGAAATCGTCTAA
- the ffh gene encoding signal recognition particle protein — MAFEGLADRLQNTLQKIRGKGKVNEADVKEMMREVRLALLEADVNFKVVKDFVKKVSERAVGQEVLKSLTPGQQVVKVVNDELTTLMGGEQSKIAVSNRPPTVIMMVGLQGAGKTTTTGKLANHLRKKQNRKPLLAAADIYRPAAIKQLETVGKQLDLPVFQMGDQVSPVKIAESAIEKAKEDHHDYVIIDTAGRLHIDETLMDELKQVKEISRPDEIFLVVDAMTGQDAVNVAESFNEALGITGVVLTKLDGDTRGGAALSIKAVTGLPIKFVGLGEKMDALEPFHPDRMASRILGMGDMLTLIEKAQTSVDEEKARDLQKKMRDMSFTFDDFLDQMGQVRNLGPLDEILGMLPGANKMKGLKNVQIDEKQIGHVEAIIRSMTLHEREQPEIINASRKRRIAKGSGRTVQEVNRLIKQFEDMKKMMKQMSGMMNGKKKKGGFKFPFM, encoded by the coding sequence ATGGCATTTGAAGGTTTAGCCGACCGTCTTCAGAACACTTTACAAAAAATTCGTGGAAAAGGGAAAGTAAATGAAGCGGATGTAAAGGAAATGATGAGGGAAGTACGCCTTGCTCTTCTTGAGGCGGACGTTAACTTTAAAGTAGTAAAAGATTTTGTGAAAAAAGTATCTGAACGTGCTGTTGGTCAAGAAGTTTTAAAAAGTCTGACACCAGGACAGCAAGTAGTAAAAGTTGTTAACGATGAACTGACAACCCTAATGGGTGGGGAACAAAGCAAGATTGCCGTTTCCAACCGACCTCCAACCGTTATTATGATGGTTGGTCTCCAAGGTGCTGGTAAAACAACAACAACAGGAAAGCTTGCGAATCATTTACGCAAAAAGCAAAATCGTAAACCGCTACTGGCTGCAGCTGACATCTACCGTCCTGCTGCGATCAAGCAATTAGAAACAGTAGGAAAGCAGTTAGATCTTCCTGTGTTTCAGATGGGTGATCAAGTAAGTCCTGTCAAAATTGCTGAGTCAGCCATCGAAAAAGCAAAAGAAGATCATCACGATTATGTCATTATTGATACAGCGGGGCGTTTACACATTGATGAAACGCTGATGGATGAGTTGAAGCAGGTTAAAGAAATTTCAAGACCTGATGAGATCTTCTTAGTTGTAGATGCGATGACTGGTCAAGATGCCGTGAATGTAGCAGAGAGCTTTAACGAAGCGTTAGGAATCACTGGTGTTGTATTAACCAAACTTGATGGAGATACACGTGGTGGTGCCGCACTCTCGATTAAAGCTGTTACAGGTCTTCCTATTAAATTTGTTGGTCTAGGTGAAAAGATGGATGCTTTAGAGCCTTTCCATCCAGATCGTATGGCTTCTAGAATTTTAGGAATGGGTGACATGCTTACTCTTATCGAAAAGGCACAAACCTCAGTCGATGAAGAGAAAGCGCGAGATCTTCAGAAAAAGATGCGTGATATGTCGTTCACGTTCGATGATTTTCTTGATCAGATGGGACAAGTGAGAAATCTTGGACCGCTTGATGAAATACTTGGCATGCTTCCGGGTGCGAATAAGATGAAAGGTCTCAAAAACGTCCAGATCGATGAAAAACAGATCGGTCACGTTGAAGCCATCATTCGTTCGATGACTCTTCATGAAAGAGAACAGCCTGAAATTATTAATGCCAGCCGTAAGCGCCGTATCGCTAAAGGAAGCGGACGCACGGTACAAGAAGTAAATCGCCTCATCAAACAATTCGAGGACATGAAGAAAATGATGAAACAAATGTCCGGAATGATGAATGGCAAAAAGAAAAAAGGTGGATTCAAATTCCCTTTTATGTAA
- the fabG gene encoding 3-oxoacyl-[acyl-carrier-protein] reductase, producing MLNEKSVLVTGASRGIGRAIALYFAKNGAKVAVNYSGSEEKANEVVNEIKENGGTAFAIKADISSSEDVTNMVKTVVDEFGSLDVLVNNAGITRDNLLMRMKEEDWDAVINTNLKGVFLTTKAVTRQMMKQRKGRIINIASIVGVSGNAGQANYVAAKAGVIGLTKTAAKELSSRGITVNAIAPGFIETDMTGKLEEGIKSEMLRGIPLARFGQPEDIASAAAFLASDASSYITGQTLHVDGGMVM from the coding sequence ATGCTTAATGAAAAATCAGTTTTAGTAACAGGTGCCTCTCGAGGAATCGGACGAGCGATCGCTTTGTATTTTGCAAAAAATGGCGCTAAAGTAGCGGTGAATTACTCTGGAAGTGAAGAGAAGGCTAATGAAGTCGTAAACGAAATAAAAGAAAACGGTGGAACTGCTTTTGCCATTAAAGCGGATATATCTTCATCAGAAGATGTTACGAACATGGTAAAAACAGTTGTTGATGAATTTGGAAGTCTGGACGTTCTCGTAAATAACGCAGGAATCACTAGAGATAACCTATTGATGAGAATGAAAGAAGAAGACTGGGATGCGGTTATCAACACGAACCTTAAAGGAGTATTCCTGACTACAAAAGCTGTAACAAGACAGATGATGAAACAAAGAAAAGGGCGCATCATTAACATCGCTTCAATCGTTGGTGTATCTGGAAACGCAGGACAAGCAAACTATGTAGCTGCAAAAGCAGGAGTGATCGGCTTAACGAAAACAGCTGCAAAAGAACTTTCTTCTAGAGGAATTACCGTTAATGCAATTGCACCAGGTTTTATCGAGACAGATATGACTGGTAAACTAGAAGAAGGAATTAAATCGGAAATGCTTAGAGGCATTCCGCTTGCTCGCTTTGGGCAGCCTGAAGATATCGCATCAGCGGCAGCTTTCTTAGCGAGTGATGCGAGTTCTTATATCACTGGTCAAACACTCCATGTCGACGGCGGAATGGTGATGTAG
- the trmD gene encoding tRNA (guanosine(37)-N1)-methyltransferase TrmD → MKIDVLSLFPEMFSGVFGHSILKKAQEKNALELRVIDFREFSSNKHRNVDDYPYGGGAGMVLTPQPLFDAVEHLTKEVTVKPRIILLCPQGETFTQRKAEELAEEEHLIFLCGHYEGYDERVRKHLVTDEISIGDYVLTGGELGAMVVIDAVGRLLPNVLGKEESHQEDSFSTGLLEHPQYTRPADFRGMKVPDVLMSGNHKNIEIWRKKESLKRTYERRPDLLEKIKLTKEEENWLKEIKDNKTT, encoded by the coding sequence ATGAAAATAGATGTCTTAAGCCTTTTTCCAGAAATGTTTTCAGGCGTTTTTGGCCATTCAATCTTAAAAAAGGCACAGGAGAAGAACGCTCTTGAACTTCGAGTGATCGATTTCCGTGAGTTTTCAAGCAACAAACATCGGAATGTAGATGACTACCCATACGGAGGCGGAGCAGGCATGGTCCTTACTCCTCAGCCATTGTTTGATGCGGTTGAACATCTAACGAAAGAGGTAACTGTAAAGCCTAGGATTATTCTCCTTTGCCCTCAAGGAGAAACGTTTACTCAGAGAAAAGCCGAAGAGTTGGCCGAAGAAGAACATCTTATTTTTTTGTGCGGACATTATGAAGGTTATGATGAACGAGTTAGGAAACACCTTGTGACAGATGAGATTTCAATCGGTGACTATGTTCTAACCGGTGGAGAACTTGGGGCAATGGTCGTCATAGATGCAGTTGGAAGACTTCTGCCTAATGTTCTTGGTAAAGAAGAATCACACCAAGAGGACTCATTCAGCACAGGGTTGTTAGAACATCCTCAGTATACGAGACCTGCCGATTTCCGAGGGATGAAAGTTCCTGATGTTCTGATGTCGGGAAACCATAAGAACATTGAAATATGGCGCAAAAAAGAGTCTCTGAAACGGACGTATGAACGTCGGCCTGACTTGTTAGAGAAAATAAAATTAACAAAAGAAGAAGAAAATTGGCTTAAAGAGATAAAAGATAATAAAACAACTTGA